A genomic segment from Rickettsiella endosymbiont of Miltochrista miniata encodes:
- a CDS encoding MFS transporter codes for MLKFAEKNRKWWILLAMSSALALVFIDQTALAVALPAMQRELNLTNSLTQWIINAYLLAISAIILLGGKIGDRLGHKRAFLFGVTVFVVSSVLCALAESGWWLITMRAIQGIGAAFMMPSTNALVTNAFPDKERGKALGIYVALAAVFLALGPLLGGFLTQVFSWRAVFWINFPIALISIFLAISSVPSWQRTEKLNIDSLGFFISILFISGFVLGFMEGPNWGWTSLPIISLFLFSIASLCAFIIWENKINHPLVELALFKNLTFSLLFSVLLIIQAVGIVFVFWAIFLQNVLLYSPLKAGVLLLPAMVPIIIMAPVGGYLRDKYGPKIPMCSGSLLIVLSLIWVGIFSHHQRYAILFPGLLGFGIGMPLMLSGIMVTVMNMVKVEQRGIASAIMNCSRQFGISIGLAVLAGLLGSLNKWQLGSFLKQSASPFSSLKEYQIDGLLVQSQRAMQAVSHFSAQNLQLLKTAAAKAYTNAFSITMFVAAFFALITLMLIFKIPRKK; via the coding sequence ATGCTCAAATTTGCTGAAAAAAATCGTAAATGGTGGATCCTGCTGGCTATGTCGAGCGCTTTGGCGCTGGTATTTATTGACCAAACGGCCTTAGCCGTCGCTCTACCCGCTATGCAACGCGAACTTAACCTCACCAATAGCCTCACACAATGGATAATCAACGCTTATTTACTCGCGATAAGTGCCATTATCTTATTGGGCGGGAAAATCGGCGATAGATTAGGTCATAAACGTGCCTTTTTATTTGGTGTGACGGTTTTTGTGGTTTCCTCAGTATTGTGTGCCTTAGCCGAGTCCGGTTGGTGGCTCATCACCATGCGTGCTATTCAAGGTATCGGTGCTGCCTTTATGATGCCTTCGACTAATGCCTTAGTCACTAATGCCTTTCCTGATAAAGAACGCGGCAAAGCCTTAGGAATTTATGTTGCTCTAGCCGCTGTATTTCTCGCCTTAGGACCTTTATTAGGTGGATTCTTAACCCAAGTATTTAGCTGGCGCGCGGTGTTTTGGATTAATTTCCCCATTGCCTTAATCAGTATTTTCTTAGCGATTTCTTCTGTTCCCAGCTGGCAACGCACCGAAAAATTAAATATCGATAGCTTAGGATTTTTTATTTCGATACTTTTTATTAGTGGTTTTGTACTAGGTTTTATGGAAGGACCGAATTGGGGTTGGACTTCTTTGCCGATTATTAGTTTATTCCTATTTAGCATCGCAAGTCTTTGTGCTTTTATTATCTGGGAAAATAAAATCAATCATCCATTAGTTGAATTAGCTCTGTTTAAAAACCTTACTTTTTCACTACTATTTAGTGTACTGCTGATTATTCAGGCCGTGGGGATTGTATTTGTATTTTGGGCGATATTTTTACAAAATGTTTTACTTTACTCCCCTTTAAAAGCCGGTGTACTGCTACTACCGGCGATGGTACCTATCATTATTATGGCGCCCGTCGGTGGTTATTTACGTGATAAATATGGACCCAAAATACCGATGTGCTCGGGATCGTTACTCATCGTATTAAGTCTTATTTGGGTGGGTATTTTTAGTCATCATCAACGCTATGCCATTTTATTTCCTGGTTTACTCGGTTTTGGTATTGGCATGCCTTTGATGTTATCCGGCATTATGGTAACGGTGATGAATATGGTCAAAGTCGAACAACGCGGCATTGCCAGTGCCATCATGAATTGCTCACGACAATTTGGCATCTCGATAGGTTTAGCGGTATTAGCAGGGTTGTTAGGCAGTTTAAATAAATGGCAACTCGGTTCTTTTTTGAAGCAGAGTGCCTCACCCTTTTCTTCTCTAAAGGAATATCAGATTGATGGTTTATTAGTGCAATCGCAACGCGCGATGCAAGCGGTCAGTCATTTCTCAGCACAAAATCTGCAATTATTAAAAACCGCAGCCGCTAAAGCATATACTAATGCTTTTAGTATCACCATGTTTGTCGCCGCTTTTTTTGCTTTAATCACTTTAATGTTAATATTCAAAATTCCGCGCAAAAAATAA
- a CDS encoding L,D-transpeptidase gives MRILIRFSLLIALLVVFLIMHGDSFAARGWLLQSLCNDPRLYCLVVARGETWYTLFPNPQRRELVQRINRMNTGIWPGMRIAAPRNLDATNWMDYTPFSPYRAPTGRKMIVYSPALNAWAAYGPAGNIIRWGPGSSGQNWCPDLGRPCHTPSGTFRIYEKRGSGCTSTKFPKPYGGAPMPYCMFFKGGFAMHGSRGVPGYNASHGCLRLFADDALWLNKDFADIGTQVIILPYPSNHVQVSDDDDDDDDDIVSSNDDFELFDTQVADNQLGITNTLDEQVAASQDDKNQAELKKIEDEITKHA, from the coding sequence ATGCGTATACTCATAAGGTTTAGTTTATTGATTGCATTACTGGTTGTGTTCTTAATTATGCATGGAGATAGCTTTGCAGCGCGCGGGTGGTTATTACAAAGTTTGTGTAATGATCCTCGACTTTATTGTCTGGTCGTCGCAAGAGGGGAAACTTGGTATACCTTATTTCCTAATCCACAACGACGCGAATTGGTCCAACGTATTAACCGTATGAATACGGGTATTTGGCCTGGAATGAGGATCGCTGCACCACGAAATCTCGACGCCACTAATTGGATGGATTATACACCATTTTCTCCCTATAGAGCGCCTACCGGTAGAAAAATGATCGTTTACTCGCCGGCATTAAATGCTTGGGCGGCTTATGGTCCGGCAGGCAATATTATTCGCTGGGGACCTGGATCGAGCGGACAAAATTGGTGTCCGGATTTAGGCAGACCTTGTCATACGCCTTCAGGAACTTTCAGAATCTATGAGAAACGGGGGTCAGGTTGTACTTCAACTAAATTTCCTAAACCTTATGGTGGTGCGCCGATGCCGTATTGTATGTTTTTTAAAGGCGGTTTTGCTATGCACGGTTCGCGTGGTGTACCAGGATATAATGCGAGTCATGGTTGTTTGCGATTATTTGCTGACGATGCCCTATGGCTGAATAAAGACTTTGCCGATATCGGTACGCAGGTGATTATTTTACCTTATCCTTCAAATCATGTTCAAGTCAGCGATGACGACGACGATGACGATGATGATATAGTGAGTAGCAACGATGACTTCGAACTATTCGATACACAAGTAGCCGATAACCAATTGGGAATAACCAATACGCTCGATGAGCAAGTGGCAGCCAGCCAAGATGATAAGAATCAAGCTGAGCTGAAAAAGATCGAAGATGAGATTACTAAGCATGCTTAA
- a CDS encoding DedA family protein — MTNELLPVFYRDYFMSLPSLLDHFLPWLNHYGSLAIFVWFALGIFALPIPEESLLLLLGFLMAKGKLAVIPSLIAAYAGSCCGISGSYGLGLATGHFLTQSWGRYIGLTEKRYQQAHNWFERFGKWALVIGYFIPGIRHLTGYVAGALKLPFRYFALFAYSGAVLWVSLFVGAGYLFHDHWHSAAETLHTQLSLLLKPIL; from the coding sequence ATGACGAATGAGTTATTACCCGTATTTTATCGAGATTATTTTATGTCCTTACCTTCGTTGCTAGATCATTTTTTACCGTGGTTAAATCACTACGGTAGTCTAGCGATTTTTGTTTGGTTTGCTTTAGGCATTTTTGCATTACCGATACCTGAAGAATCGTTGTTGTTACTGCTGGGATTTTTAATGGCTAAAGGGAAACTTGCGGTGATCCCCAGTTTAATAGCCGCCTACGCCGGAAGTTGTTGCGGTATCAGCGGCAGTTATGGTTTAGGTTTAGCGACGGGTCATTTTTTGACACAAAGCTGGGGTCGATATATCGGATTAACCGAAAAGCGTTATCAACAGGCACACAATTGGTTTGAACGCTTCGGCAAATGGGCGTTAGTAATCGGTTATTTTATTCCCGGTATTCGGCACCTGACAGGATATGTCGCGGGCGCATTAAAATTACCATTTCGCTATTTTGCATTGTTTGCTTATTCTGGCGCAGTCCTATGGGTCAGTTTGTTCGTTGGTGCCGGTTATTTATTCCATGACCATTGGCACAGTGCGGCCGAAACCTTACACACGCAGCTCAGTTTACTGTTAAAACCCATCCTATAG